In Luteimonas galliterrae, one DNA window encodes the following:
- a CDS encoding prepilin-type N-terminal cleavage/methylation domain-containing protein, with protein MKRRAHGFTLIEVLLATVLLAAGLALAFATLRAATATAQRGETLAQRSERMRAVEGFLRRRLASALPMAYAVDPSSGVAQRFVGERQRMRFVADVPDYLGRGGPYLHDLAASDEKGLTIGFAMIQAGKIVEERATRAPETLVPDLQSLRLRYRGLKDDGSLGDWQDDWQAADRLPLQISVEIRSASIGAWPPLVVALPQAGREASSQATEVFQ; from the coding sequence ATGAAGCGGCGCGCGCACGGCTTTACGTTGATCGAAGTCCTGCTGGCCACGGTACTGCTGGCGGCCGGGCTCGCGCTGGCCTTCGCCACGCTGCGCGCCGCCACCGCCACCGCGCAACGCGGCGAGACGCTGGCGCAACGCAGCGAACGCATGCGCGCTGTCGAAGGCTTCCTGCGCCGTCGGCTGGCCTCGGCGCTGCCGATGGCCTATGCGGTGGATCCGTCCAGCGGGGTTGCGCAACGTTTCGTGGGCGAGCGGCAACGCATGCGCTTCGTCGCCGACGTGCCGGACTATCTCGGCCGCGGCGGACCGTATCTGCACGATTTGGCGGCGAGCGATGAGAAAGGGCTGACGATCGGCTTCGCCATGATCCAGGCCGGCAAAATCGTCGAAGAACGCGCCACGCGCGCGCCGGAAACGCTGGTGCCCGATCTGCAATCGCTGCGGCTGCGCTACCGCGGCCTGAAGGACGATGGTTCGCTCGGCGACTGGCAGGACGATTGGCAGGCGGCCGACCGTCTGCCGCTGCAGATATCGGTCGAGATCCGCAGCGCTTCGATCGGCGCCTGGCCGCCGCTGGTGGTGGCCTTGCCGCAAGCGGGCAGGGAAGCTTCCAGCCAGGCGACCGAGGTGTTCCAGTGA
- the gspM gene encoding type II secretion system protein GspM: MRNERADRDRWLALGLLLAALALAYLVLVHPWWTVPMLAAQDRIEALQERELRVRMQLQQQPQIQRRLAQVQAQGAQKPGFLPEGSAELATAGLAQQLERVVLEASPGNRSCQISNRSPLTAASQERFRKIVVQVRLRCGMPELATVLYRLENGDPRMFVDNLNILAQSNYFVADAGRAQQGGLDVSFDLYGYLRPSAAGGVPRAR; the protein is encoded by the coding sequence ATGCGCAACGAACGCGCTGACCGCGACCGTTGGCTGGCGCTGGGCCTGTTGCTGGCCGCGCTGGCGCTGGCCTATCTGGTGCTGGTGCATCCGTGGTGGACGGTACCGATGCTGGCTGCGCAGGACCGCATCGAAGCCCTGCAGGAACGCGAGCTGCGCGTGCGCATGCAGTTGCAGCAGCAGCCGCAGATCCAGCGCCGCCTGGCGCAGGTCCAGGCGCAGGGCGCGCAGAAGCCGGGTTTTCTGCCCGAAGGCAGCGCCGAACTGGCCACCGCAGGCCTGGCGCAACAGCTCGAGCGCGTGGTGCTGGAGGCCAGCCCGGGCAACCGCAGTTGCCAGATCAGCAACCGTTCGCCGCTGACCGCGGCCAGCCAGGAACGTTTCCGCAAAATCGTGGTGCAAGTCCGCCTGCGCTGCGGCATGCCGGAGTTGGCGACCGTGCTGTACCGGTTGGAGAACGGCGACCCGCGCATGTTCGTCGACAATCTCAACATCCTGGCGCAGTCGAATTATTTCGTGGCCGACGCCGGCCGCGCGCAGCAGGGCGGGTTGGACGTCAGCTTCGACCTGTACGGCTATCTGCGGCCTTCCGCCGCTGGCGGGGTGCCGCGTGCGCGCTGA
- a CDS encoding general secretion pathway protein GspK has translation MKRVRGAALLLVLWLIVLLTALIGAFALTARVESLQGRVLSQGVVADEAARAGLEYALVRINDDDPRRQWQPDGRDYAWRFGAAQLQLKIVDESGKIDLNTADATLLTGLWLTQGVDRDQAARLASAIIDWRDRDAFSQAQGGAEDPQYAEAELPYGAKDAPFESVAELQQVLGMTPALYTMAEPHLTVFGGIERPDPRFADGVVLQALGLDADALLEQRNAPVDPASPQAFLGFGSGTYSIDSRARLPDGRETVLRAVVRTGANRIPGSAYTTLRWEEGASPQ, from the coding sequence GTGAAGCGCGTCCGGGGCGCAGCCTTGTTGCTGGTGCTGTGGCTGATCGTGCTGCTGACGGCGCTGATCGGCGCGTTCGCGCTGACCGCGCGGGTCGAAAGCCTGCAGGGGCGCGTGCTGAGCCAGGGTGTGGTCGCCGACGAGGCTGCACGCGCCGGGCTCGAATACGCGCTGGTCCGCATCAACGACGACGACCCGCGGCGCCAATGGCAACCGGACGGGCGCGACTACGCCTGGCGCTTCGGCGCTGCGCAATTGCAGCTGAAGATCGTCGACGAGTCCGGCAAGATCGACCTGAACACGGCCGATGCGACGCTGCTGACCGGTTTGTGGCTGACGCAGGGCGTGGATCGCGATCAGGCGGCGCGGCTGGCTTCGGCGATCATCGACTGGCGCGACCGCGACGCGTTCAGCCAGGCGCAGGGCGGCGCGGAGGATCCGCAATACGCCGAAGCCGAGTTGCCTTACGGCGCCAAGGATGCGCCTTTCGAGAGCGTGGCCGAACTGCAGCAGGTGCTGGGCATGACGCCTGCGCTGTATACGATGGCCGAACCTCATCTGACGGTGTTCGGCGGCATCGAGCGTCCCGACCCGCGTTTTGCCGACGGTGTCGTGCTGCAGGCCCTGGGCCTGGATGCCGATGCGCTGCTCGAGCAACGCAACGCGCCCGTCGATCCCGCCTCGCCGCAGGCGTTCCTGGGTTTCGGCAGCGGCACGTATAGTATTGACAGCCGCGCGCGGCTGCCCGACGGTCGCGAGACGGTGCTGCGGGCGGTCGTGCGCACCGGCGCGAACCGGATACCGGGATCGGCCTACACGACACTGCGATGGGAGGAAGGCGCCAGCCCGCAATGA
- a CDS encoding PilN domain-containing protein — MSALRDSFGRFGARLAPGAGGFFAWWGAALASWLPASWRAVFGLARDRLLLARDGEQLMLRVQTLDGLRELGRVPWPPDADDDALSRLLAPSVAELPRWGLLPASVGLRRRVLLPAAAAERLHDVLAFEIDRQTPFPADAVYFDARVVERRGDGQIQAELVAVPKVALDDALAALGPAASTLAGVDIADEAGRPLQLNLLPAGRRQRAADPSRRWNWMLAVVAVLALAVGLWQILENRNAAADAFEAQVSGHAGDARRVAQQRQQLLDLVEGAAFLERTRVGRPTAIAVVDELSRRLPDGTYLEKLSLEGGQMQLIGFSSEVGELVRQLEGSKLWRSPALSGAVQPDPRTGRDRFTMTAELAIAPEPGKPANARNDDASGDADAQRTR; from the coding sequence ATGAGCGCGTTACGCGACAGCTTCGGACGCTTCGGCGCACGGCTAGCCCCGGGCGCGGGCGGCTTTTTCGCCTGGTGGGGCGCGGCGCTGGCGTCGTGGCTTCCGGCGTCCTGGCGTGCGGTTTTCGGATTGGCGCGCGACCGCCTGCTGCTGGCGCGCGACGGCGAGCAATTGATGCTGCGCGTGCAAACCCTGGATGGCCTGCGCGAACTCGGCCGCGTGCCATGGCCGCCGGATGCGGACGACGACGCCTTGTCGCGCCTGCTGGCGCCGAGCGTGGCCGAACTGCCGCGCTGGGGCCTGCTGCCGGCCTCGGTCGGCCTGCGTCGCCGGGTGCTGCTGCCGGCCGCCGCCGCGGAGCGCCTGCACGACGTACTGGCGTTCGAGATCGACCGGCAAACGCCATTCCCTGCCGATGCGGTGTATTTCGATGCGCGCGTGGTCGAGCGTCGTGGCGACGGCCAGATTCAGGCCGAACTGGTCGCGGTGCCCAAGGTTGCGCTCGACGACGCGCTCGCCGCGCTGGGCCCGGCGGCCTCGACGCTGGCCGGCGTCGACATCGCCGACGAAGCCGGCCGGCCGCTGCAGCTGAACCTGTTGCCCGCGGGACGCCGCCAACGCGCTGCCGACCCTTCTCGTCGCTGGAACTGGATGCTTGCGGTCGTCGCCGTGCTGGCGCTGGCAGTGGGCTTGTGGCAGATCCTCGAAAACCGCAACGCGGCCGCAGATGCGTTCGAAGCCCAAGTGTCGGGGCATGCAGGCGATGCCCGGCGCGTGGCGCAGCAACGCCAGCAACTGCTCGACCTGGTCGAAGGCGCGGCCTTCCTCGAACGCACGCGCGTCGGTCGGCCCACCGCGATCGCGGTCGTCGACGAACTCAGCCGCAGGCTGCCCGACGGCACTTACCTGGAAAAACTGTCGTTGGAAGGCGGCCAGATGCAGTTGATCGGGTTCAGTTCCGAAGTCGGCGAACTGGTGCGGCAGCTGGAAGGCTCCAAATTGTGGCGTTCGCCCGCTTTGAGCGGCGCCGTGCAGCCGGATCCGCGCACCGGCCGCGACCGTTTCACGATGACCGCCGAACTGGCCATCGCGCCGGAGCCGGGCAAGCCCGCGAATGCGCGGAACGACGACGCCAGCGGAGACGCCGATGCGCAACGAACGCGCTGA